One Setaria viridis chromosome 3, Setaria_viridis_v4.0, whole genome shotgun sequence DNA window includes the following coding sequences:
- the LOC117847332 gene encoding uncharacterized protein: MSANTMAKAAATAAAPMSGSSDPSPSSSAAASPLALLRQHPHAHAGHLTPPSPASGPAPPPPSPASAPRDYRKGNWTLHETLILITAKRLDDDRRAGAGAGVGGHGHGSPTTPRSAEQRWKWVENYCWNHGCLRSQNQCNDKWDNLLRDYKKVRDYESRTATTTAAAAPAAAPGGGGAGAVPSYWSMERHERKDRNLPTNLAPEVFDALTDVLSRRAARRGGAAIAAAPPPQLALPPPPPPPPPPAPSSPPKPLLVQPRAPPPPPPLPLPTAVAPPATSVSAEELTGSSESGEDEEEEGSEDGEEPEPKRRRLNRLGSSVVRSATVLARTLVACEEKRERRHREVLELEERRLRLEEQRTEVRRQGFAGLISAVNSLSSAIHALVADHRSGDSASR, encoded by the exons ATGTCGGCCAACACCATGGCCaaggcagcggcgacggcggcggcgcccatgtCCGGCTCCTCCGACCCCTCCCCGTCCTCGTCCGCGGCGGCGTCACCGCTGGCGCTGCTCCGGCAGCACCCTCACGCCCACGCCGGCCACCTgacgccgccctcgccggcgtcggggcccgcgccgccgccgccgtccccggcgTCCGCGCCGCGGGACTACCGCAAGGGCAACTGGACCCTCCACGAGACGCTCATCCTCATCACGGCCAAGCGGCTGGACGACGACCGccgcgctggcgctggcgctggcgtcGGAGGCCACGGCCACGGGTCGCCCACGACGCCGCGGTCGGCGGAGCAGCGGTGGAAATGGGTGGAGAACTACTGCTGGAACCATGGCTGCCTCCGCAGCCAGAACCAGTGCAACGATAAGTGGGACAACCTCCTCCGCGACTACAAGAAGGTCCGCGACTACGAGTcccgcaccgccaccaccaccgccgctgccgcacccgccgcggcgcccggcggcggcggcgcgggcgccgtcCCGTCCTACTGGAGCATGGAGCGGCACGAGCGCAAGGATCGCAACCTTCCCACCAACCTGGCGCCCGAGGTGTTCGACGCGCTGACGGACGTGCTCTCCCGCCGagccgcgcggcgcgggggcgcgGCGATCGCGGCCGCCCCGCCACCCCAGctcgcgctcccgccgccgcctcctcctccaccacctccagcgCCATCATCCCCGCCGAAGCCTCTCCTCGTGCAgccccgcgccccgccgccaccgcctccactgCCGCTTCCGacagcggtggcgccgccggcgacgtcggTTTCCG CTGAGGAGCTGACTGGGTCGTCGGAGTccggggaggacgaggaggaggaggggtcggaggacggcgaggagccggagccgaagcggcggcggctgaaCCGTCTGGGATCGAGCGTGGTGCGCAGCGCGACGGTGCTGGCGCGCACCCTGGTGGCGTGCGAGGAGAAGCGGGAACGGCGGCACCGGGAGGtcctggagctggaggagcGGCGGTTGCGGCTGGAGGAGCAGCGCACGGAGGTGCGCCGCCAGGGCTTCGCCGGCCTCATCTCCGCCGTCAACAGCCTCTCCAGCGCCATCCACGCTCTCGTCGCCGATCACCGCAGCGGCGACTCCGCATCCCggtga